The Solibacillus sp. FSL W7-1464 genome contains a region encoding:
- the efp gene encoding elongation factor P, which produces MISVNDFRTGLTIIVDGNLFRVLEFQHVKPGKGAAFVRSKLRNLRNGNVTEKTFRAGEKVEKAMIENRKMQYLYAQGDEHVFMDLESYDQTTLAAAQIEDELYYLLENMEVHIQTYAGEMLGLELPNTVTLEVAETEPGIKGDTASGGSKPAKMETGLMVNVPFFVNQGDKLIINTTEGTYVSRA; this is translated from the coding sequence ATGATCTCAGTAAACGATTTCCGTACAGGTTTAACAATTATCGTTGACGGTAACTTATTCCGCGTACTAGAATTCCAACACGTAAAACCAGGTAAAGGTGCTGCATTCGTACGTTCTAAATTACGTAACCTACGTAACGGCAACGTAACAGAAAAGACTTTCCGTGCTGGTGAAAAAGTAGAAAAAGCAATGATCGAAAACCGAAAAATGCAATATTTATATGCACAAGGTGACGAGCACGTATTCATGGACTTAGAGTCATATGACCAAACAACTTTAGCTGCTGCTCAAATCGAAGACGAACTTTACTACTTGTTAGAGAACATGGAAGTTCATATCCAAACATATGCAGGTGAAATGTTAGGTCTTGAATTACCAAACACTGTAACTTTAGAAGTTGCTGAAACAGAGCCAGGTATTAAAGGCGATACAGCTTCAGGCGGTTCAAAACCAGCTAAAATGGAAACAGGATTAATGGTAAACGTACCATTCTTCGTGAACCAAGGCGACAAATTAATCATCAACACTACTGAAGGCACATACGTTTCACGCGCATAA
- a CDS encoding M24 family metallopeptidase — MKLTKLRQALIENNVEAILITNEYNRRYMTGFTGTSGVAVVSQQDAVFITDFRYTEQASEQVKEFRVVQHSGPIHEEVAKQVAAMGVKSLAFEKDAMQYGTYEVYNSAVNVDFVPVSGLIEKIRLIKTEEEINIIKVACEIADNAFTHILNFIKPGITELDVSNELEFFMRKQGAASSSFDIIVASGLRSALPHGVATNKIIETGDFVTLDFGAYYNGYISDITRTIAVGQPSEKLVEMYNAVLESQLLALEKVGPGMTGIEADAVARDYLKSKGLGEAFGHSTGHGIGLEVHEGPGLSFRSNTVLEPNMVVTIEPGVYIPGIGGVRIEDDILITKTGNEVLTHSTKELIIL, encoded by the coding sequence ATGAAACTTACTAAACTACGTCAAGCACTGATCGAGAACAATGTCGAAGCAATACTCATAACAAATGAATACAACCGCCGTTATATGACTGGCTTCACTGGTACGTCCGGTGTTGCAGTTGTTTCCCAGCAGGATGCAGTATTTATTACAGATTTCCGCTATACGGAACAAGCATCAGAGCAAGTAAAGGAATTCCGTGTCGTTCAGCATAGCGGTCCGATCCATGAAGAAGTGGCAAAACAAGTGGCGGCAATGGGTGTAAAATCATTGGCATTTGAAAAGGATGCCATGCAGTATGGTACATATGAAGTATACAATTCGGCAGTGAATGTTGATTTCGTGCCAGTTTCAGGTTTAATTGAAAAAATTCGCTTGATTAAGACCGAAGAAGAGATTAATATTATTAAGGTTGCATGTGAAATTGCAGACAATGCATTTACACATATTTTAAATTTCATCAAGCCTGGCATTACAGAGCTTGACGTATCGAATGAATTAGAATTTTTCATGCGTAAACAAGGTGCTGCAAGTTCTTCGTTCGATATTATTGTTGCAAGCGGATTACGCTCTGCATTGCCGCACGGTGTTGCGACAAACAAAATTATTGAAACGGGCGATTTTGTAACACTTGATTTTGGTGCTTACTATAATGGTTACATTTCGGACATTACACGTACAATCGCTGTAGGCCAACCATCAGAGAAGTTGGTAGAAATGTACAATGCTGTGCTCGAGTCTCAGCTTCTTGCGCTTGAAAAAGTTGGTCCGGGTATGACAGGGATCGAAGCGGATGCTGTAGCACGAGATTATTTAAAATCAAAAGGCTTAGGCGAAGCATTCGGTCACTCGACTGGTCACGGTATCGGCCTTGAAGTACATGAAGGACCTGGGTTATCATTCCGTTCCAATACAGTGCTGGAGCCTAATATGGTTGTAACAATTGAACCGGGAGTATACATTCCTGGAATTGGTGGCGTTCGAATTGAGGACGATATTTTAATCACAAAAACGGGTAATGAAGTACTAACACATTCGACTAAAGAATTAATCATTTTATAA
- a CDS encoding DNA helicase — protein sequence MHLFVTSLFTSFIVTASLKGLHLFDFIQWHPVSFLKKLEWFEWTAFERWVILFLIIAIVVFILLVVTQLLVMVPPFLLSVILGVAIASILEWQILNLPIEWASFKKFSIPFFVVVVTSMRLIVETARYRTIALFR from the coding sequence ATGCATTTGTTTGTCACGTCATTATTCACATCATTTATTGTGACAGCAAGCTTAAAAGGCTTGCACTTATTTGATTTTATACAATGGCATCCTGTTTCATTTCTGAAAAAATTGGAATGGTTCGAATGGACGGCATTCGAGCGGTGGGTCATTTTATTTCTTATTATCGCCATTGTTGTGTTTATATTGCTCGTTGTAACACAGCTGCTCGTTATGGTACCGCCTTTTTTACTCTCTGTTATTTTAGGAGTTGCTATCGCCTCAATACTGGAGTGGCAAATTTTAAATCTACCTATTGAATGGGCATCATTCAAAAAATTCTCCATTCCATTTTTCGTTGTAGTAGTAACTTCGATGCGCTTAATCGTCGAAACGGCCAGATACCGTACCATCGCATTATTTCGTTAG
- a CDS encoding DUF1385 domain-containing protein has protein sequence MFTGQDHMVTAIRRNDDSIDYFHVKKEKKPVFQKLKKIPFVRGVVALIESAGFGSRHLQFASDRYDVTPGEEEENSGEEPSKLMMILGVAVIGVLSFLFGKFVFTLVPMFLAEFLKPWFPGKMVQIFIETGFKLILLLAYLQIISMTPLIKRVFQYHGAEHKVINCYEAGLDLTVENVQKQSRLHYRCGSSFILFTVIVGMFTYFFVPVDPLWVRLVSRILLIPVVIGISFEVLQATNAVREIPVLRYLGYPGLWLQLLTTKEPKDEMVEVAIASFNKLHEVEKNPAVAQTLVHD, from the coding sequence ATGTTCACCGGTCAGGATCATATGGTAACGGCAATCCGTCGAAATGACGATTCCATCGATTATTTTCATGTTAAAAAAGAGAAAAAGCCTGTTTTTCAAAAGCTGAAGAAAATCCCATTCGTACGCGGGGTTGTCGCATTAATCGAATCGGCGGGTTTTGGGTCTCGTCATCTGCAATTTGCTTCTGACCGTTATGACGTTACACCAGGTGAAGAAGAGGAAAACAGTGGTGAAGAGCCGTCAAAGCTAATGATGATTTTAGGAGTAGCCGTTATTGGTGTACTTTCATTTTTATTCGGTAAATTTGTTTTTACATTGGTGCCGATGTTTTTGGCAGAATTTTTAAAACCTTGGTTCCCGGGAAAGATGGTTCAGATTTTTATCGAAACCGGCTTTAAATTAATTTTACTGCTTGCCTATTTGCAGATTATTTCAATGACGCCATTAATTAAACGCGTCTTCCAGTATCATGGTGCCGAACATAAAGTAATTAACTGCTATGAAGCAGGTCTTGACTTAACGGTCGAAAATGTTCAAAAACAATCACGTCTTCATTATCGTTGCGGTTCAAGCTTTATTTTATTTACCGTAATTGTAGGTATGTTTACATATTTCTTCGTACCTGTAGATCCGCTTTGGGTACGTCTTGTAAGCCGCATTTTATTAATTCCGGTTGTCATCGGTATTTCTTTTGAAGTATTACAGGCGACAAATGCCGTTCGTGAAATTCCGGTTTTACGTTACTTGGGCTATCCTGGATTATGGCTGCAACTGTTAACAACAAAAGAGCCAAAAGACGAGATGGTGGAAGTGGCAATCGCATCTTTCAACAAGCTGCATGAAGTGGAGAAAAATCCGGCTGTTGCCCAAACATTAGTACATGATTAA
- a CDS encoding ABC transporter ATP-binding protein, translating to MKTIFRFMRRYKWPAAIAFLLMLLELSSDLIQPLFMARMINEGLLEENLHNVAFWGGCLFALALFSFISGVLNSFFSAHVAHSFGFDLRKALYSKIQSLTMATYLTFPTSGLITRLTSDVTQTMNIVFMMLRIAMKAPLMTVGSLIMAFVINAKLALILCVSFPFLLIFLVWMVSVGIKLFAQVQQRLDFVNRQLQEGLQAVRLIKAYMRGQYEESRFLSVAENLKFDTIKATRVMEIALPVLQFVMNISLLLVIWVGADAIRDNDILAGDLAAIINYAFRMTASFSIFSFIIIAYARAKASAERIEEILNVEEGVEEVQKNDAPVLKDFSIRFENVSFRYPTTEQYTLQNLSFSIESGEKIAIMGATGSGKSTILQLVEHFYEPNSGDIFINDQNIKDIPLQQLRRSISYVPQQSLLFSGTITDNLRWGKNDATIEHIIDATKKAQIHHSIESFDEQYETMIGQRGINLSGGQKQRLAIARALLKPASLLILDDSTSALDVATEQKLWEALDQEAITMLVVTQKIQTAQTADRILLVDEGRLHGFGTHEQLMATNDLYAKIVASQQEVLA from the coding sequence ATGAAAACGATTTTTCGATTTATGAGGCGCTATAAATGGCCTGCAGCAATCGCCTTTTTACTGATGCTGTTGGAACTATCGAGCGATTTAATCCAGCCCCTCTTTATGGCGAGGATGATCAATGAAGGACTGCTTGAAGAAAATTTACATAATGTCGCTTTTTGGGGCGGCTGTTTATTTGCTTTAGCCCTATTCTCTTTCATAAGCGGCGTACTCAACTCCTTCTTCTCTGCGCATGTCGCCCATAGTTTCGGTTTTGATCTTCGTAAAGCATTGTACAGTAAAATACAATCACTGACGATGGCAACCTACCTGACATTTCCTACTTCCGGGCTAATAACACGCCTGACAAGCGATGTTACACAAACGATGAATATCGTCTTTATGATGCTGCGGATTGCGATGAAAGCCCCGTTAATGACGGTTGGTTCGCTTATTATGGCGTTTGTCATCAATGCGAAACTTGCGCTCATTTTATGTGTCAGCTTTCCGTTTCTGCTTATTTTCCTCGTCTGGATGGTCTCGGTCGGGATTAAGCTGTTCGCACAAGTACAGCAGCGACTTGATTTTGTAAACCGCCAGCTTCAGGAAGGACTGCAGGCTGTCCGACTGATTAAAGCATATATGCGTGGTCAATATGAAGAAAGCCGCTTTTTATCCGTTGCTGAAAACTTGAAGTTCGATACGATCAAAGCGACACGTGTCATGGAAATTGCATTGCCTGTTCTTCAGTTTGTAATGAATATCAGTTTGCTGCTTGTCATTTGGGTTGGTGCTGATGCGATCCGTGACAATGATATTCTTGCCGGTGACTTGGCCGCTATTATTAACTATGCATTCCGTATGACGGCATCATTTTCTATTTTCTCATTTATCATTATTGCTTATGCCCGCGCCAAAGCGTCTGCAGAGCGTATTGAAGAAATTTTAAATGTCGAGGAAGGCGTAGAGGAAGTGCAGAAAAATGATGCCCCTGTCCTTAAAGACTTCTCGATACGCTTTGAAAATGTCTCATTCCGTTATCCGACAACGGAACAGTATACACTTCAAAACTTGTCATTTTCAATTGAAAGCGGCGAAAAAATTGCCATTATGGGCGCAACCGGTTCAGGGAAATCGACTATTTTACAATTGGTTGAGCATTTTTACGAACCGAACAGTGGTGATATCTTTATTAATGATCAAAATATAAAAGATATCCCATTGCAGCAGTTACGTCGCTCGATTTCCTATGTTCCGCAGCAATCCCTTCTGTTTTCAGGTACGATTACGGACAATTTACGATGGGGTAAAAATGATGCAACAATCGAGCACATTATTGATGCGACGAAAAAAGCGCAAATTCATCACTCGATCGAAAGTTTTGATGAACAGTATGAGACAATGATCGGACAGCGCGGGATTAACTTATCCGGTGGTCAAAAACAGCGTCTTGCGATTGCCCGTGCCCTGTTAAAACCGGCATCATTACTTATTTTAGATGACAGTACTTCAGCGCTCGATGTCGCGACAGAGCAAAAATTATGGGAGGCACTCGATCAGGAGGCCATCACAATGCTCGTTGTAACCCAAAAAATTCAGACAGCGCAAACGGCCGATCGTATACTGCTTGTTGATGAAGGCCGACTACATGGGTTTGGCACGCATGAACAATTAATGGCGACGAACGATCTGTATGCGAAAATTGTTGCTTCTCAGCAGGAGGTGCTTGCCTAA
- a CDS encoding ABC transporter ATP-binding protein: protein MKFFNYEPIISKEQIKNASGKKKKGDRAQNWTYTLKRIFDFVAEQKMLLFIVLLLVVLSSAFALIGPFIIGRLIDQFIDGSSLSQLSYWLYGLAVVYFLYSLSSYFQNYWMVGIAQQTVFRIRTQLYGHFFKLPLRFFDKRKHGELMSRATNDIETISSTLNSAFIQVVSSILTLTGTVAVMLWLSPLLTLITMLIVPLMFYGMRWITKRTSLLFKQQQAAIGEMNGLIEESITGQHVVKAFSQETEMLRQFDEKNSRIRTVGFWALTYSGFIPKVMNTLNSLSFAIVALAGGLFAYYGHISIGTIIIFTEYARQFTRPLNDLANQFNTVLSALAGAERVFLIMDEKEDEIDGENVELLGNVRFQNVSFQYDAQASSPTLSNVSFEVKSGQSVALIGQTGAGKTTIMQLLTGLYEKTDGKIVFDDMEIDEISKASLRSQMAFVLQDPFLFEMSIKENIRYGKLDATDEEIYEAAKKANAHTFIDKLPEKYDTILSADGSQISQGQKQLLSIARAFVADPKILLLDEATSSIDTVTELHIQEALEKLMEDRTSFIIAHRLNTIRKVDYVIVLNQGKIIEQGKRQELIENQGVFGQMLNV, encoded by the coding sequence ATGAAGTTTTTCAACTACGAACCGATCATCTCAAAAGAACAAATTAAAAACGCAAGCGGCAAGAAGAAAAAAGGTGACCGTGCCCAAAACTGGACGTATACATTGAAACGTATTTTCGATTTTGTAGCCGAACAGAAAATGCTCCTGTTTATCGTTCTGCTGCTTGTCGTGTTAAGCTCAGCGTTTGCGTTGATCGGACCATTCATTATCGGACGGCTGATCGACCAGTTTATTGATGGCAGTTCACTTAGTCAGCTTTCCTATTGGCTGTACGGACTGGCGGTCGTATATTTTCTTTACAGTCTGTCTAGCTATTTCCAGAACTATTGGATGGTCGGCATCGCCCAGCAAACCGTATTTCGAATTCGTACACAGCTATATGGTCACTTTTTCAAGCTCCCTCTTCGCTTTTTCGATAAACGAAAACACGGGGAATTGATGAGCCGTGCGACAAATGATATTGAAACAATCAGCTCGACACTAAACAGTGCTTTTATCCAAGTGGTCTCAAGTATTTTGACCTTAACAGGTACGGTTGCGGTTATGCTTTGGCTCAGTCCTTTATTGACACTGATTACAATGCTGATCGTACCGCTTATGTTTTATGGGATGCGCTGGATTACAAAGCGCACAAGCCTGCTGTTTAAACAGCAGCAGGCCGCAATCGGGGAAATGAACGGATTAATCGAAGAATCCATTACCGGTCAGCATGTCGTTAAAGCTTTTTCGCAGGAAACGGAAATGCTGCGTCAATTCGACGAGAAAAATTCCCGCATTCGCACAGTCGGTTTTTGGGCATTAACGTATTCCGGGTTCATTCCGAAAGTGATGAACACATTGAACAGTTTAAGCTTTGCGATTGTTGCACTGGCCGGTGGTTTATTTGCCTATTACGGTCACATTTCAATCGGGACGATTATTATTTTCACGGAATATGCACGACAGTTTACCCGTCCGTTAAATGATCTGGCCAACCAGTTCAACACTGTCCTTTCAGCATTGGCCGGGGCGGAACGTGTTTTCCTGATCATGGATGAAAAAGAAGATGAAATTGATGGGGAAAATGTGGAACTGCTAGGGAATGTTCGTTTCCAAAATGTTTCGTTCCAGTATGATGCACAGGCTTCCTCCCCTACCCTGTCGAATGTGTCCTTTGAGGTGAAATCCGGGCAGTCGGTTGCACTGATCGGCCAGACCGGTGCCGGGAAAACAACGATCATGCAGCTGTTGACAGGTCTTTATGAAAAAACCGACGGGAAAATTGTATTTGACGATATGGAAATTGACGAGATTTCGAAGGCGAGCTTGCGCAGTCAAATGGCATTTGTCCTGCAGGATCCGTTCCTGTTTGAAATGTCGATCAAAGAAAATATACGCTACGGAAAGCTCGATGCAACCGATGAAGAAATTTATGAGGCCGCGAAAAAAGCGAATGCCCACACATTTATCGATAAGCTGCCGGAAAAATACGATACGATTTTAAGTGCGGACGGCAGCCAGATCTCTCAAGGACAAAAACAGCTGTTATCGATCGCCCGCGCCTTTGTGGCCGATCCGAAAATTTTATTATTGGATGAAGCGACAAGCAGTATCGATACGGTGACGGAGCTGCATATTCAGGAAGCGCTCGAGAAGCTGATGGAGGACCGTACGAGCTTTATCATCGCCCACCGCCTGAATACAATCCGCAAAGTCGACTATGTCATTGTCCTGAATCAAGGGAAAATCATCGAACAAGGAAAACGCCAGGAACTAATTGAAAACCAAGGCGTGTTCGGACAAATGCTTAACGTGTAA
- a CDS encoding CPBP family intramembrane glutamic endopeptidase produces MDYIELKNFKLRYFILFAIGIFIASFILLFITDLPASEEWITFFVSVSCLMYLVHQTKKWNFIYNEQPIHTTMTKGRWAKYLSITACFQLITVVFTAILLTIFYLVFEEHIRELFSFFPMMDLEEVRPSLLVYVLFFINICILAPIYEELLFRGILLRRFTLRWSPQKSIIVSSIIFGIIHLNPINVVFAFALGCVLGYAYLKTKNIVIPMLLHSFNNFLAYLQFVYTNRTAEIDLPTTEAAQQGLLINVALFFILTAVIIFLLVKYYKNFRQLKNPAPKLEEQTDIEMV; encoded by the coding sequence ATGGATTATATTGAATTGAAAAATTTCAAGCTGCGCTATTTTATACTGTTTGCGATTGGTATATTCATAGCAAGTTTTATCTTGTTATTTATAACCGATCTTCCGGCCAGTGAAGAGTGGATTACATTTTTTGTATCGGTCAGCTGTTTAATGTACTTGGTGCATCAAACGAAAAAATGGAATTTCATATATAATGAACAGCCGATTCATACGACGATGACAAAAGGGCGCTGGGCAAAGTATTTATCGATTACAGCATGCTTCCAACTAATCACCGTTGTATTTACAGCAATTTTGTTAACGATTTTCTATCTTGTTTTTGAAGAGCATATACGGGAACTGTTTTCATTCTTTCCGATGATGGATTTGGAAGAGGTGCGGCCATCACTTCTTGTATACGTCCTGTTTTTTATTAATATTTGCATACTTGCACCGATTTATGAGGAATTGTTGTTCAGAGGGATTTTGCTTCGTCGTTTCACATTGAGATGGAGTCCGCAAAAGAGTATTATTGTTTCTTCTATTATATTTGGCATTATCCACCTCAACCCGATCAATGTCGTATTTGCTTTTGCATTAGGCTGTGTGCTTGGCTATGCCTACCTGAAAACAAAAAATATCGTCATACCAATGCTATTACATAGTTTTAATAATTTCCTGGCATATCTCCAGTTTGTTTATACGAATCGAACGGCCGAAATCGACTTACCGACAACAGAAGCTGCGCAGCAAGGGTTGCTGATAAATGTGGCGCTCTTTTTCATTTTGACGGCGGTCATTATCTTTTTACTCGTCAAATACTACAAAAACTTCCGTCAGTTAAAAAATCCGGCACCGAAGCTGGAGGAGCAAACGGATATCGAAATGGTGTAG
- a CDS encoding response regulator transcription factor: protein MSKILIVEDEQQIARVLQLELGFEGYETAIAHTGTDGLLKFHEDEYDLVLLDVMLPELNGLEVLKRIRKHNETVPVLLLTAKSNIEDKVTGLDYGANDYITKPFEFDELLARIRVALRFSHKSAPEPTSSFVHTFQDLSLNEQTREVTRQAQQIDLTPREFDLLLHFMKHAKLVQSREQLLNAVWGFDYYGDTNVVDVYVRYLRQKLEVNLNLPSLLHTVRGVGYVLKEAANET from the coding sequence ATGTCTAAAATTTTAATAGTGGAAGATGAACAGCAGATAGCACGTGTATTACAGCTGGAGCTGGGATTTGAAGGCTATGAAACAGCGATCGCCCATACCGGCACGGACGGTCTGCTGAAATTTCATGAAGACGAGTATGATTTAGTGTTGCTTGATGTGATGCTGCCGGAGCTGAACGGTTTGGAAGTATTGAAGCGAATTCGCAAACATAACGAAACTGTTCCGGTTCTTTTACTGACCGCTAAAAGTAATATAGAAGATAAAGTGACAGGGCTTGATTACGGGGCAAATGACTATATAACCAAACCGTTTGAATTCGATGAGCTCCTTGCACGAATCCGTGTGGCATTGCGATTTTCACACAAATCTGCCCCCGAGCCAACTTCATCTTTTGTCCATACATTTCAGGATTTATCATTAAATGAGCAAACACGCGAAGTCACAAGACAAGCACAGCAAATCGATTTGACTCCCCGTGAGTTTGACTTGCTGCTGCATTTTATGAAGCACGCGAAACTTGTGCAGTCACGTGAGCAGCTGCTGAATGCGGTTTGGGGATTTGACTATTACGGGGATACGAATGTAGTTGATGTATATGTACGTTATTTGCGTCAAAAACTGGAGGTTAATCTGAATTTACCGTCACTGCTGCATACAGTTCGCGGTGTCGGCTATGTGTTAAAGGAAGCGGCCAATGAAACTTAA
- a CDS encoding sensor histidine kinase translates to MKLNTKVNLFSMLLTSVILIGSFTGIYYLYKEFAFSTEAEQLQARANELTTAVSALDTTDGIDSIFGAYLPTDGAIFVYDSAGNQMKRLQKTFEQIEYELDPSQHYTEKTIHDIPHIALATPLILPNDEIAEAKLIQPLPTITENMNRLLIILVLMTLVALIPIYLASQLFVRLIVKPVQQLTTTMEKNIQQSSYEQIPVRKQSNDEIAQMAATYNHLMAQLEDAHDKQQQFVGNASHELKTPLTVIESYTKLLKRRGTQDAKITEEALEAILKETTNMKSMIEQMLALAKTNEMTKINMTTFALQPFIEQIVQSIKAAYHREILINIPDVEITTDEAKLKQLLFIFIDNARKYSDDVIKIHASVKNDLHISIQDFGVGIPEEDLPNLFHRFYRVDKDRNRKTGGTGIGLSIAKELADRLNAEVSIDSELGKGTTVLLIVPLSGGAQHES, encoded by the coding sequence ATGAAACTTAATACGAAAGTAAATCTGTTTTCCATGTTGCTGACTTCGGTTATATTAATCGGCAGTTTTACAGGGATTTATTATTTATATAAAGAGTTTGCCTTTTCAACAGAGGCGGAACAATTGCAGGCACGGGCAAATGAACTGACGACCGCCGTTAGCGCACTGGATACAACAGATGGAATCGATTCAATTTTCGGAGCATATCTCCCGACTGACGGAGCAATCTTCGTTTACGACAGTGCAGGTAATCAAATGAAGAGGCTTCAGAAAACATTCGAGCAAATTGAGTATGAACTTGATCCATCCCAGCATTATACGGAAAAAACGATACATGATATTCCCCATATTGCGCTGGCTACACCACTCATTTTACCGAATGATGAAATTGCCGAGGCAAAACTGATACAGCCATTGCCGACAATTACCGAAAATATGAACAGGCTATTAATCATATTAGTGCTGATGACACTTGTTGCACTCATTCCGATTTATTTGGCGAGCCAGCTGTTTGTTCGACTGATCGTAAAACCCGTTCAGCAGCTGACAACGACGATGGAAAAAAATATTCAGCAGTCCAGCTATGAGCAAATTCCGGTCCGCAAGCAATCAAACGATGAAATTGCGCAAATGGCTGCGACATACAATCATTTGATGGCACAGCTGGAAGATGCCCATGACAAACAGCAGCAATTTGTCGGCAATGCCTCACATGAACTAAAAACACCGTTAACCGTCATTGAAAGCTATACGAAGCTGTTAAAACGCCGCGGTACACAAGATGCAAAAATTACGGAAGAAGCACTGGAAGCCATTTTAAAAGAAACAACCAACATGAAGTCGATGATTGAACAAATGCTCGCACTGGCAAAAACGAATGAAATGACGAAAATCAATATGACGACATTTGCATTACAGCCTTTTATCGAGCAGATTGTGCAAAGTATAAAAGCCGCCTATCACCGTGAGATTCTCATTAACATACCCGATGTTGAAATTACAACGGATGAAGCAAAATTAAAACAGCTGCTCTTTATATTTATCGATAATGCACGTAAATACAGTGACGATGTTATTAAGATCCACGCCTCTGTGAAAAATGATCTGCACATTTCCATCCAGGATTTTGGTGTCGGAATTCCTGAGGAAGATCTCCCGAATTTATTCCACCGATTTTACCGGGTTGATAAAGACCGGAACCGGAAAACTGGTGGCACCGGCATTGGTCTGTCGATTGCAAAGGAACTCGCCGATCGTTTGAATGCCGAAGTTTCCATCGACAGCGAACTAGGAAAAGGAACGACGGTTTTACTCATTGTTCCACTTTCAGGAGGTGCACAGCATGAAAGCTAA
- a CDS encoding PepSY domain-containing protein yields MKAKWIILCIAVILIGFFITLTVKQLSTPHELNTNELELKIRDIYNAEVQTLVKEKEHFVASFNKDGSIFEVNVNAVTGQFTDLKLIHKNENKLAEEQTKPESPKENQAAENKPAAENATKPLLSKEQAVDIALKEVPGEVDSVELVKNAEGGIYFVEIEQEDDVTVQVHAITGEIIIIEFED; encoded by the coding sequence ATGAAAGCTAAATGGATTATTCTATGCATCGCCGTCATCCTCATCGGATTTTTCATTACACTGACAGTCAAGCAATTATCAACACCCCATGAACTGAACACGAATGAACTGGAATTGAAAATTAGAGATATTTATAATGCGGAAGTCCAAACATTGGTGAAAGAAAAAGAGCATTTTGTCGCCTCTTTCAATAAAGATGGTTCGATTTTTGAAGTGAATGTAAATGCTGTAACCGGTCAATTTACCGATTTGAAGCTTATTCATAAAAATGAAAATAAGCTAGCCGAGGAGCAAACGAAGCCGGAATCACCAAAAGAAAATCAAGCCGCAGAAAATAAGCCGGCAGCGGAAAATGCTACAAAGCCATTGCTTTCAAAAGAACAAGCCGTAGACATTGCTTTAAAGGAAGTGCCCGGTGAAGTCGATTCCGTTGAGCTTGTAAAAAATGCAGAAGGCGGCATTTATTTTGTGGAGATTGAACAGGAAGATGATGTGACCGTTCAAGTACATGCCATTACCGGCGAGATTATCATCATTGAATTTGAAGATTAG
- a CDS encoding PepSY domain-containing protein, translating into MNKKLLAIPALLVAIGGGAVFAQSDLFAQAENNPSISAGEAKKIALKQLDGEIIGFEYDSDDRTPHYEIDIVKDNEKIEVEVNAGTGKAVVTERENIRTVKAENTVKTDGALKATDSVNNSSIITEEQAIEIAQAKSKGTVTGLELDEDDNRLIYEIEIRNGKMEYDFEIDAKTGDIIKYEEDLDDDRFDD; encoded by the coding sequence ATGAATAAAAAATTATTAGCAATCCCGGCATTACTAGTAGCAATTGGTGGAGGTGCTGTATTTGCACAGTCTGATCTGTTTGCGCAAGCCGAAAACAACCCAAGCATTTCAGCAGGTGAAGCAAAGAAAATCGCGTTAAAACAATTGGACGGTGAAATTATCGGTTTTGAATATGATAGCGATGACCGCACACCACACTATGAAATCGACATCGTGAAAGACAATGAAAAAATCGAAGTTGAAGTGAATGCAGGTACAGGTAAAGCGGTCGTAACAGAACGTGAAAACATTCGTACCGTGAAAGCGGAAAATACAGTAAAAACAGATGGCGCATTAAAAGCAACAGATTCAGTGAACAATTCTTCCATCATTACTGAAGAACAGGCAATTGAAATTGCTCAGGCGAAATCAAAAGGTACAGTAACGGGCCTCGAATTGGATGAAGATGATAACCGTCTGATTTATGAAATCGAAATCCGTAACGGTAAAATGGAATACGATTTTGAAATCGATGCAAAAACAGGCGATATTATTAAGTACGAAGAAGATTTGGACGATGACCGTTTTGATGACTAA